From the genome of Vicia villosa cultivar HV-30 ecotype Madison, WI linkage group LG2, Vvil1.0, whole genome shotgun sequence, one region includes:
- the LOC131649349 gene encoding uncharacterized protein LOC131649349: protein MSSLTVSNTNPSNTEPRKRLIIKLSYPPGTMKRHSDSSDTDENKRRKIQHSERPTVTCYWVDSCYKTKTTPLSLSQPKGVKESSRLCSKSMLMKDSSKTSSITKEMVKNQVSKIAKSEEHSRTTLLMVKDSSKTTSVTKDEECVLKKPMECVKRRQCWLILKRMLAGRDGWDLKDPPAMESKSLEKKSKAIGLKEIERKLRLYATPYEFASDMRLVFSNAMMMYPLL, encoded by the coding sequence ATGTCTTCCTTAACCGTATCCAACACAAACCCTTCGAACACAGAACCCCGTAAAAGACTCATTATTAAACTTAGTTATCCTCCTGGTACTATGAAACGTCATTCAGATTCTTCTGACACAGATGAAAACAAGAGAAGAAAAATTCAACATTCTGAACGACCAACTGTAACCTGCTATTGGGTTGATTCATGTTATAAGACCAAAACAACACCTTTATCTTTGTCTCAACCAAAGGGTGTGAAAGAAAGTTCAAGACTTTGCTCAAAAAGCATGTTGATGAAGGATTCATCAAAAACATCATCTATCACAAAAGAGATGGTCAAGAATCAAGTTTCAAAAATAGCAAAATCTGAAGAACATTCAAGAACCACCTTATTGATGGTGAAGGATTCATCAAAAACAACCTCTGTCACAAAAGATGAAGAATGTGTGTTGAAGAAACCAATGGAGTGTGTTAAGAGGAGGCAATGTTGGTTGATTTTGAAGAGGATGTTGGCGGGTAGAGATGGTTGGGATTTGAAAGATCCTCCAGCAATGGAGTCCAAGAGTTTGGAAAAAAAGTCAAAGGCAATAGGTTTGAAGGAAATAGAGAGAAAATTGAGGTTGTATGCAACACCATATGAGTTTGCTAGCGACATGAGGCTTGTGTTCTCTAATGCAATGATGATGTATCCTCTGTTGTAA